The segment CTTAAAAGGCAGGACATTGCCAAAAACTTGCTCAaagggaaatatatatttgaagggTCACATGACTCATGGGAAACTACATTTTGTGAttaaaatctttccaaaaaagaaaactcacagttCATATAATTTCCCTGGTAAATTCCACCAAacatgaaaggaagaaacaatgcAAGTCACATGGAATCTctccagaaaagagagaaagagagaagaaaaaattaaaaaaagtaggaGGGGAGGGAATATTTCTCCAGTTATTTTATGAaatcagcattaccctgataccaaatccaGGAAATTGGATGTCAGAAGTGTTCCCACCATTCCCTAACTGATAAGCAAGACTCACTGTGCCTAGATTTTTTGTATAAACAATGTGGTTTTTGCTGAACTAGTGTTTTCCTTGTGGGAGTCTGGAGCCTTTTTGATCtgttttcagttaaaattttgGGCATTAAGTCTCTAATGGGCTTCCTTGAGAAGAAATAACACCCATGGATTGCTTCATTTCTGTTGCTGGGGGAAGAGTAAGTTCTGTGTGGCCCCTCCTAGAGCGAGAAGGAATAAGAAGGTCTTCACAAGGATACCTCCAGAATCTGCTTGGGTCTCTTCCCCTTACTATCTAGCTATGTATCATGACATACTTTGCTATAATAAATCTTCACCAAGAGCACAATTCTATGCTGAGCCCATGAGTCTTTCTAGCAAATCTCCAAGACTGGGCATGATCTTGAGGAACCCCCAACACAATATgacctggaaaaggcaaaggtgTAGATAGATTGAACAATCCATTATTTATAGGGTTTAGGAGTGTGAGGAGGGCTTGATTGCAAAGAGGTTTTGAAAAAGCACGAGGGACCTccctactattttccagagtggctgcaccagtttgcatgcccaccaagAGTatgagagggttcccctttctccacatcctcaccaacatctgttgtttcctgttctGTTAATtctaggtgtgaggtgatatctcattgtagttttgatttgtatttccctgatgatgaattgagcatcttttcttgccatttgcaacgctgtaggtggagctagagtgtattatgccaaggggaatgtcagtcagagaaagacaaataccatactatttcactcatatgtggaatttaagaaacgaaacagatgaacatggccagaggtgggggaggaagagagagaggcaaactgtaaaacagactcttaacttcAGAGAATacattgagggttgctggaggggaggtgggcaggggcatgAGCTAAATGGGTGTTGAGCATTAAGCacgacacttgtgatgagcactgggttttatatgtaCGTGATGAATTgctaagttctactcctgaaaccaatattacactgtacgttaactaaccagaatttaaataaaaacttgaaaccacaaagaaaacaaagcatgaGAAATTTTTGGGGGGGAGTGTGATGGCACTATTTTACATCTTGATTGTGATGGTTGTACCACGACATCATGCATTTTTCAAAATCACAGAACTCTACACCAAGGGAGTGAACTTTTCtgtctataatttaaaaataaaacataaaaaaaatgatttagggAGGCTTTGCAGATGATGGTTTATGCAGGAAAAAGATACACAGAATATTTACCATGAGCTAAGCAAAATGAACTAATTGAAAAATGTTATGTCATTCAGTCTAAAACCTCCCAGCAATAGAGACACAATAGAACTGGTAGagagcaaaaaatatatatggcaaaAACAAGCAATTTCAACCTTTCTTGGAATcaagcaaatacaaaaaaaaaaattgttaaatacaATAAGTTctattccttataataaatagaaagaaaaccaaggtttCTATTTCAGATTAGCCAAATTTATTAAGATCACTGGGAAACATGCATGAGAATTATCAAGGTAGGATCAGTGACCAGTAAGAAGGTAAAGTGGGTTCACAGGATGAAAATCACATTCTCCCTTTTTAGGAAGCAAAGGTTGGGGATAAATAACTAAGGTTTTCAGATCCAGACAGGAGCCGCCAGACTGTAGGTAATCTGCAAATCACATCAGAATTATCCCAATCTAGTGTGGGAACACAAGGGCATGGGAATCAAGGCTGGTGAAGGATGAAGTTACATGTGCAGGTGATAAAAGTCTCCCATGGTGTCCTCAATAGTAGTAGCCAAAGCCACAGCCGTAGCCAGAGCCGCATCCATAGCCGCAGCCACAGAGAGAGCGGGAGCCATACCCGTAGCCACAGCCATAGCCACAGCCTAGTCTGCGGAAGCCACAGCCATAGCAGGAGCCATAGCCACAGCCCAGGCCTCTGTAGCCACAGCCTCCATAGCCACAGCCTCCATAGCCACAGCCTCCATAGCCACAGCCTCTGTAGTAGTTTCCATAGCAGCTGCCACACATGGTGTTGGCTGTTGAGGTTGTGCTTGGGGAGAGAAGGCGAGAAGTGTCACTTCACTGTGGACAACTCCCCTGCAGAGGGCCTTTTATATGCCCTCAGTGTGAGTGGGACCCACCACACAAGTCAGGCCACTGGCTAATCTTGTGACTATAATTAGTTTGTTGTTTCTCAACCATGAGATAAAACCACAGAGGCATTAAAGAAGCTTGTTTTTTTATCTAGAGACTCGGGACTCCCTCGAGATAATTCAATGTCAGCGATGAGAGCAGATAGACATACAAATCTCTGCATGACACCAAATACTCAAACCTCAAGAAACAGCCATCATTTCAAGAGGTAGCATTTGCAGCAGGCCAATTTTGACTTGCTCTTGgcacaaaataaaatctctattCTTCTCCCTATCGTTCCAAAAACCAATAGCACTCATTTTTAACCAATGAGTTTTGCCTCTACCTTGTTTCAAAACATTCTTCCTCTTCAGTGTTTCAGCTGTCGGTCTTCCCCTGAAATGACGCAGCACAGAAAATCGCAATGCCTGTCCATCTCTGTAATACACTTAACAAACAGCCAGTCTTGGCTGTTTCCCATGTCTTGAGAGCCAGCCTGAGCCAACTGCATTTCCGGGTTTTCACTTATACAaattagtcttttattttttatgcctaATTCTTCTTCAGGACACTAAAAATAGTTTATCCTATGAACTGCAATTTCTGTTCAGAGCCTACCACCAGAAAGAGTGATAATAATTAATCCTGTTTTATTAAGACTTCTATCAATTGCCATTTTCAATTGgccatttttttaactttgagaaaTGTATCTGAAATGTCAGTGCttcccaaaactttttttttttttttttggtaattcttCACCAGTCAATAGGGAGATCTGTTCACATTTGGGAATATATAATAATCAGCTAATATTCTGACTaactgatatttctttttatcttcagaTACTTGATTTTGCCCATTATACAAAGGAAAGTTCATTTGTAAAGATATACAATgttaaaaaggcaacctattttTAATCAGGCACATGGAACTCTCTTAAAtaatcattgaattttttttatttcattgttttcactaTGATAATCCAGGCTATTAGGAGGTACAGAAAACCCAGGAGAATCTTGTCATCATGTGAAAACAACTAGATTTTATGCCATCAGGATGATTCAGGAAGGAGGTACAATTACACACACAAATCCATAGTCAGTGACCAGGGTGGTCACAATACAATGATTTTCTGTGTCTAAAGATTGTTATTACATATCTCTTCATATAACCTTTAAACATAACCAAGGAGTATAAGATTGGGTTATGCAGTAGCAAAGAGGGTTCGAGACTGAAAACCACAGTCAACCCTGCTGTGGAATTCAGTGCCCAAGATCTTTGTAATTCATTCAGTTCATCCGCTTTGATAAGTAATTCAAATTATCCAAGGGTAAATAGCCTCTAAATGGAACACAGCAATGTTTTTCTACTAATAATCAGGTTAAACACAATCACATCCATTTACCATgcatttttcatgtattatttatttattttattgataagtGTATTTCCACAAACTAGACACATCATTACAGTCGTGTATCATTTCAGTCCCTCCTTCACCATGGTAATAACTGTTAGAAAATCTCACTACATCAGATACTTGTTTCAAATTATCATACTTTAGATTCCATCAATCAGTTATCTTtccatggaaatttattttttaatgaatgctGGTTGGAATATTGCGATTGTCATTTTTTTAGACTTAAATCCTATATATTGAATAAATTCATTGCCAGAAGGGTGTATGACTAAATTATATTAGttaacaaaataattatgtaGCGGGTAGTTTTGTAACTGGTTAAAATGATTGTGGAAGTTTCCATCTGTCCCATAACTATCAACATCTGGAAGCAGAATGGAATATGTTTTACAACCAATGGACCTACACTGACATATTAACAGTCAAAGTCTATAGTTTAAATTGGGATTCACTCTTGATtttatacattctatgggttttgacaaatgtataatgacagaTAGCCACCATTGTAGTGTCACATAGAATAGTCtcgctgccctaaaaatcctttgtgctcTGCCTATGTATGCACCATGACAttccaggttttttttaagtgttgttgGCCAATGCTTTGAAATATAATTACTGCTAATTGTCTctcatgaaaaacaaagcaaacaacagACAAATCTTTCCCCAACAAAACTCCTTGAGTTTTCCAAGGTAATTTCTTAATTCACTATTCTTCTTCATAGAAATTTCAGGAATGTATTTCTAAGATACTGCATCTACTGTCTTGTATCCTTTTCTCTCAAACATTTAGACTGTTGACCCACCACTCCACTGAAAGCGTGCCTGTCATGTCTTACCAAATCTAAATatggtttgtttctctgtatTAATTTTACCAAAGCTCTGAAAATTCAGGTCAGTTGAACTCTTTGTTCTTGACCTATTCTCTCTCTTGGATTCTGATACAATCTACTCACTTATTTTGCCTCCAACTTcactttttcagaaatttttgtaTTATATGATCCCTACTTTGACCCAAATCTCAGACCATTGTTTTTGGCCTTTCTATGTCCTTTATCTTCACCCTTTTATAGATGTCCACTCAACTTTCCACTTGATAAttcaatttttatcttaaatagCCATCAGAAATTTAACATTCCCCACAAAGAGCCCATTATGACACCGAATGTATTCTCTTCCAATATCTCAATCTCATGgctcaagaaaaaattaaatcatagcCTCCCCTGGGGCATACCTACATAGACTTTCCATTGCATTTAGAATATCCTACAATAAACTATCTCTTTCCAACACTGTCCTctaccattttctttctcatcttccaTATGCCAAACACAGTGGCTCTTCAGTATCTCAGACCAAGTTTTCTCCCTCCTTGCCATTGTACTGTTGACCTCCCTGTCTGGAAATTACAGCAGGAATGCTTGAATCCTACCTTGAGCAGGTATCAATTAAAGTGCTATCTCTTCAGATATGTCTTCTCTGACCACTCAGTTTAAAATTAACTCCCCCAAGTAATAAATAAGCTTATTCAACTCATtggggtttttgtgtttttcaagtaGTCATTCTTATcagaatttaatatatttctttcagAGTTTAATTGCCTATTGTGTGTCTGTCACTGACTGTCTTCCTTACAATGAGAAATTTAAGTTCCTTGAGAATATGGACCATAtctatcattttcatttcctcatccCATATGCTTGAAATGAATCCCTAGCATGGAGTAAgttcataataaaaaaacaactaaaaaaaaaaaagcaacaatgtAGAATAGCTTTCTAAATTGAGATTTCCaatagaataaatatttcttctccaTGTCTAAGTCCCATAAAGATAAATGGCACaaacccagccataaaaaagaaggcacTTCTGCCATTCGGGAGAACATTGATCAACTgggagggcattatactaagggagataagccagacagagaaaaataaatactgtatggtatcactCGTGTGTGgaagctaaaacaaaaaacaaaaacagaagacaatTTCATAGAAACAGACAATAGAACATTGTTTGCTAGGGGCTGGGGCAAAGGAAAAAATGGGGTGATGTAGGTCAAAGAGCATAAATTCTCAGTTATAAAAGTTCTGAGGAGCTgacgtacagcatggtgactatcgTTCACAACAGTTGTATGCTTAAACATTGTTGAGAGAAGATCTCACGCACTCTTACTGTTTATGAAAACTGACCTATGTGTTCCAGAGCCGACATATAACATGAAGACCGGGATTAGGGATTAAGAGGAATGATTGTTGTATTACCTTACCAGGCAAATGATGTTGCAACAGGCTAATGCCTTCAAAATCGCAGATCCACCAGGGGTAAAAGGCTGAGGGGTTTTATAGGAAAATACAGGACCTGAGTGGTTTTGATAGGAATCTGGTAGTCCTACCAGTCACTTTCCTTATCCCTTCAAGGTGGTCTCATGACCACCGCTGGTGCGGTCTATCTGAGTGTTGTTCCTAAGTGTTCACTGAGGTCAGCCGGTTGCCAATATGGATACCGAGGTCCTGGAAGAGAGGATTCTACAGAAAAACaagtgggagagaaggggaggtttcaagaaaagaagagagaaatttgttTACTTTAAAGTCAAGTCTTGCTGAGACACTAGGGTGTCCATCTTAATTTCCATCTATCTTTACATTTCTACAGCAGTTTcattaccacacacacacacacacacacaaagagttaACGATGTAAGATGATAGACATGTAAACATGCTAGTTATCCTGATCGTGGTAATTATTCCACAGTGAATATGTGTATCGAagcatcatgttgtacactttaaatgtataccattatatttgtcaattttccctaaataactttaaaaaaaggagctaCCTatcttaccttttaaaaatcaaatctatgGATACCAGAGGGGCGGTGGATGCAATAGGTGATTGGGATTAAGGAGCAcaattgtgatgagcaccggatgctgtatagaagtgttgaattactatcttgtacacctggaactaatattacgctgtctgttaactaactggaatttaaataaaaacttaaaaattttcaaatcgaaggtgcctgggtggctcagtcggttaagcatccaacttgggctcaggtcatgatctcaagggttgtgagtttgagccccacatcgggctctgtctggacagctcagagcctggagcctgcttcagattctgtgtctccctctctctctgcccctcccctgcttgtgctctctctctctctctctctctctctctctctctctcaaaaataaacattaaaaaagaaaaaaaaaccttcaaatattttttcaaattaaataacaACATTATAGCCTTGCTCATAAGATCTCTTAGAAGCTGGGTTCTCAAGTAAGCAAACACTGTGTAATTAGGaaacaagttttgttttaaaggcaCATGACACTACAGCAATAGAGTCCCCAATATATTGGTTATAAGGaattcttcagattttttttaatatcatttgttTGGAAATGAGTCAATTCTGCCTGTGGTTTACCCACATACCACTCAGGTTGTATAAAAGGCCCTGTGCAGATTATGAAATTCAAACTCAAGGAACTGATTCTGCTCCTCAACTGAACCCTCTGCTCCTGACACCATGTGCTATTACGGCAACTATTATGGTGGCCTGGGCTATGGCTATGGTGGCCTGGGTTGTGGCTACGGCTGTGGCTATGGTGGCTATGGTTATGCCTGC is part of the Prionailurus viverrinus isolate Anna chromosome C2, UM_Priviv_1.0, whole genome shotgun sequence genome and harbors:
- the LOC125174553 gene encoding keratin-associated protein 6-1-like; translated protein: MCGSCYGNYYRGCGYGGCGYGGCGYGGCGYRGLGCGYGSCYGCGFRRLGCGYGCGYGYGSRSLCGCGYGCGSGYGCGFGYYY
- the LOC125174679 gene encoding keratin-associated protein 20-2-like; translation: MCYYGNYYGGLGYGYGGLGCGYGCGYGGYGYACHRPCCFGRYWCSGFY